TTCACCCATCTCTGAGGAAAGTGTTCTTATGCCAGACTCCGTAGCTTGGTGTATTTCCACTTTTAGGTATTTGCAATGTATAGATTTGAATGTTATTATATGTGCGTATTGGGAGCAGTTGGAGAGGTAGATATGTATAGGACATCATGTGTTCAAAGGTGTCTTGCTTAAATGAGCTTGAAAAAGCTACTTCAGTGTTATAGTTAGATACCATATAAATTGTAAATGTGTGAGGCTCTCCAAACTGCATGCGTCTGCTAGATTATATGTGCACTGTCATGTGCAACTTcatttttatgcaattttttttcttttaggttaGAATAAAATCCCAGCTGAACTTAGAGCAGGTCAGGGGGGTTGTGTCTTAAGTCACTCTGTGCTGAAAATTTGAACAACTGGCGTGTGTTCATGCAAAACAGTGTTGAGAAGGGGAGGAAAGTCTGTCAAAGTCTGCAGCCTGagtggtgcctggggagggtgTGAGGGGCCGTGCGCAGCCTCCTGGGGCTCTGCACcgcagtgctgctgtgcttcccGGGCTCTCTGTGCACCACAGCCCTGCTTGGCGTGGTGCGTGCAGCACCGAGCACCAGCACGGCCGGCAGGGCTCTGCACTGGCACTCTGGCTGGCACCTGACCCGTGggttttcctctctccctgtcctgcccctctcccccctcctccacaGCCCCCAGAGAGCCGGTGCTCGGTGCTCGGGTGTGTGCAGAGAGGCGGGCTCGCTGAAGCACTCCAAAACCACCCCCATCCCGACCCCCCAAGGCGAGTGGCATGAACTTGGAGCCGGGTGAGTGTGGGATGAACTCGGTGAGCTGTGGCAACGGGAAACTCCGCCAGTGGCTGATAGACCAGATTGACAGCGGCAAGTACCCGGGGCTGGTGTGGGAAAATGATGAGAAGAGCATCTTCCGCATCCCCTGGAAGCACGCCGGCAAGCAGGACTACAACCGCGAGGAAGATGCCGCACTCTTCAAGGTAGGGCTCAGCCCGGTGTCAGGGCTGCAGGGGTGCAGCCAGCTGTCCACTGTGGTGGCTCCTCGCCATCCCACATCGGCAGGCTCGCTCCGCTCAgtgccccgctgcccccagcagcctgccctggctgtgtccctgtgtcccaccGCAGTCTGGGTTTGCGGGGTGAGACTGCCCTTCCTTTCCCCGTTCCCTCATGTGGAGCTAAGTGCTCGTGGGACTGCAGCACATCTGTTTCCGTATCGACTCTGgatcattttctcccttttcttgtgCCTCTGAAACCGGTTTTCCTTACCTTGTTCCTAATATTGTCTTTTTCTTAGCCTAAACGTGCAAGGAGTAAATTCATGTGCATATAAGCACACATATATATGCTGTTTCAAGCATTGTGATCTTGTACCTTGtagtttgattcttttttttttttcccttgctcttttGATTATCTGAAATGTTTCCAGGCTTGGgctctttttaaaggaaagttcAGAGAGGGCATTGATAAACCAGATCCCCCTACCTGGAAGACAAGATTAAGGTGTGCTTTGAACAAGAGCAATGACTTTGAAGAACTAGTGGAGAGAAGCCAGCTGGACATCTCAGATCCCTATAAAGTGTACAGAATAGTGCCAGAAGGAGCTAAAAAAGGTAAAACGTCTCAAATTCCCTGTGTAATGGAGTGTGAATATCTGTCTCACTGTAAGCATATGAGGACTGAAGTGTGCTTTTCTGGAATGGCCATGCAGTCTTTTTTAAGTGTGCTAGTGCTGCGGTGAATGCAAGGAGCTGAAGTGCAGGGCTCAAGTACATCTTATTCTGATGACTAAAATAAGAGGCTCCGTCTGTAGGACTGTCGGCACTTGAGTCAGAGCACTGAAAGGGAGCCTGTTGTAAAAGATGCTTCATGTGTGTTGCTGCAGAAATTGCTCTTTTACCTGGTGCCTCCCTTCCAGTTCTCTGTAGAGAGAGGCCCATGTTAAGCAAGCAGCTCAAGGGACAGgcaaaaaaaattgctctttggATCTAGATTTTGAAtaagaggaagagcagaaatgTCCTGAGCCAGGCAGTACATAACTGCTGCAGAGAAGAGCTGGGGCCGAGAGACGCTTCGCCTGTGGTCTCCTTCGCAAAGGCTGGGGACGGTGGTAGTGTAGTGTTGCCACAAGCTTGCTGCCTGCTCTCCAAGGAACCCCTGGCACCAGAAAGGGCTTGCAGGAGGCAAAGGCTTGgcagggtttggggagggcaTTGGAGCACTCTGGGGTATGACTGAAGGCCGTTTTACATGCTAGGAAGCTCTATGGGACAGACTGCTTCCCTGAGCTGCCTGGGATAGGAGCAGTGGATGGCAACCCTTCCCCATACGGGCTGCTGGAAGGTGTTTGAGTCCTGTGTTTGCTAAGGGATGGGCTGTATGGATTTGTCTTCAGTGTGCTGGTTTCAGATTTCTTGAAGATATAGCTGACATCATTTATTTTCGTCTGTCTGGTGACGATAGGTGCAAAACAAATCAGCATGGAGGAACAGCCATTAATGATGAATCACCCCTTTCCAATACCTTCTCATTACACTTCACTACCATCTCAGGTATGACATTAGTTATGTGTTTTACTTGGTGCTTGTATGTTGAGCAGCAGCATTTTTGTACTATGTGATATATCTTTCTTTGCTGGTATGGCCCTCTTTAGTTCTGCCTGTGAGGGCACTTTATTATGAAAACTGAGAAATTGAGAAGCAATTTTTCTAATGTCATATGAGGCCACAGGGCAGCTGATTTTCCTTGGTTTTGTTTAATCCTGAGTAACAGCTCCTTTCTGTTCAGTGATAGAAATTAGTGTACTGCCATCCTGTTAATGCCAGAGTATAAGCACCCAATGAAGCATTGGTGTTCCAAGCAGACATTTGCCAGCAATACTTTGACTGCCTTTTGTTATTCTACCCTGCTTATTATTTACACCAGTGGTGAGAAGTTCATTTGAAAGTCTCATCGGTGGTGGTGGCAAAGTGCCATTCATGTAGCCTGTGCAATGCTTAGACTCTCTGTGAGCTTTGGCAAAGTAAATAATACCAAAGAGCTGAAAAGTGAAAGCTGATGCAACACATGGCATCAGTTTCAAGGACTGCCAAATAAAAGAATATCTTGTTAAATTGAATAGGTACAAAACTACATGGGGCCCCATGAACGGAACTGGAGAGAATTTGCCCCGGAACAGCCCCATCCCGATATTCCCTACCAGTGTGCCAGCATCCCTTTTGCAGCTCGCAGTCATCATTGGCAAGGGCCTGGTTGTGAAAATGGTAAGACCATCCTGTTTAGGGTCAATTGCTCATCTTGGTTAAAAGAGATAATATTTGGTCACCCTAGAAGGACCACAGATTGCATATTTCTTATTCATGGCTTTCATTGGGATAAAAAAAGGTGGCTTGACAGAGTGCTGGGCTTCCTTTACAGAGAGCTAGGGGGTCCAGCCGCCCTCACGGACCTTTGTCTTGGCTGTTGCTTACAGTGCTGGCATAGGTGCAGTGTGCGGGTTGCACAGTCACCTGAGTTAAAATCCTCAAGTCAGCTCCCAAAACACATCAGGTGCCTTAAAAGTCCTGAGCAATAAGAAAGGACCCACCCTCCCAAAAATAACATGGGAACATGTGGTCTTTAGCTTTGCCTTCTGATTCCAGACCCTTTGAGGTGCACATTTGCAAAGGTTTTCCCTCCAACCTTGTGGGTTAGAATGGTATCCTTCTCCTAAGAGGAAAGCAACGACTATTACTTTTTCTAGTACTGTGGCGACAGGGCAACTTGTGGAATGAGTCTCTCTTGGTGCTGGTACAGAATAAACAGAATAAAGGGACGCTCCCTTCCCCACAGATCTTACACTGTAAGAGTCCAATGTAATCAGAACTTTCCAAGTTCTGCATCCTTAGGAGAAATCCTGAATCATGTGAAAACTGGCAATGCTAAAATCTGCAGGGGATAAAAGGTGAAAGAAAGGGAAGCATGATCAGTGCCTTAATGGGGAATAGTGCCACAAAGGTTAAATGTCTCACATTGGGCAAGTCTGTAGAAAAACTGGAAGATGAACCCAGATCTTCTGAGCTGAGGCTGAGTGCCGTAGTCATATATCTCCTGTGCATCATAGACACTTGCAGGATAACTCACCTCAGTAGGCAGGTATTTGCTTCATGAGGAGCAGAAGCTAGTTAAGGAGGGCAGAAGAGGGTGTGAAGCGAGGAGGGACTTCTCAGAGTGCTGGAGATATTAAATCTTCAGAGGGCAATTCTCTAGCGGTTTTGGTGCagagaaataaactttctttgGATCTGCTAAAAAGTAAATACTCTGCAACATTTGCTGGTAGTCTATTGGAACTAGTAGGCTGAATCATTGCTAATAACTGAGCTATTAAGGTGAATGAACTCTGTCCTGAAGTGCGTCCTCTGCATCAGTTAAACATGTTTGGGTAGTTTGCTGAGTTTGGAGGCAGTTGGTAGTGGTTGGTATTGGGTTTCTCACTGGGCTCTCAGGCTTGTCAAGAGACGCTGAGGCTTTGGATCCATGTTGCTCCAACCCTTGGGTTCTGTCACTGGGAAAGGCTGTGTGTGCTTGTCTGCAAGTTGCATGCATCTTCCTCCAGAGATTTGTATTGAcatgaagaaacagagaaaaacttCAATTGCCCATGTTATAATCCATTCACTGGTAGGCATCGCTGGGATCCATCTAATACTCGTTCTTGTAATAAAAACCTGATAGTCTCTTGCTGGACAATTTTCTTTATCTACTTTTTTACCGGTGTTAATTCCAGCTTTACTGTTTTACCTGTCTTTAATACAATTCCTTAGACTAAATGGCTCGTTTTATGCCAGCAAATTTAAGAGCACTACAGTCTAGTTAAAATGTAGGTTATTTCTGTAATGGAATAGCACACTCTTGTTAGTCAAGGAAAAAGTGCTAGAGGGAGTACTAAAATGCTAAGGGAGCATTTCATGCAGACCCAAATAAAAGCACAATGCAGATAACATCTAGAAAGATTTGTAGAGTTGGCACATTTAGAAAAATGGGAAGTAAGACCTTTTTAGGaagaagagggggaagagagagggttTCTGGTGGGGCCAAAAAACCTCGCTTTTGCATAGCTGTGATCTTTTCTGGAGTTTTTCTCTTAGAATTTAGGCAGTTGTCACTGACTTTTGTTTGTGAAAACAGGTTGTCAGGTGACAGGAACTTTTTATGCTTGTGCCCCTCCTGAATCCCAGACTCCTGGCATCCCGATTGAGCCAAGCATAAGGTCTGGCGAAGCCCTCGCACTGTCAGGTAAGGTATATAACCCTTCAGGGTTCCTGGGGAGCTTTACAAGAGACTCCCGTTTCTGACTTGCCCTGGcactgtttctccttttttatgaggaaaaaaaaaaagaaagaaaaagaaagaaacctctCTAATGAATCAATCTGGTGTGTGGCCTTAAGCCTCTGTTCATCAGGATATTCAAACACTTGTAGCCGGAGCTCCCAGGTACTTGTTCTGTGCTTGAAGTTAATgaaagtgctttgctggatcaagGTGTTAGTTGCTTAGGTGAGTCATCAGAGAAGGTCTCCCTGGGAGAGTTTGGAAGTTTGGGGGGTCAGAAAATTTTagctcagtttaaaaaataaaatattataaaatatatataaattataaaaatatttgggaGGAGCCCCCACAAAGACTGGTCTTATCTGGGTACCTTACTGTGCTTCTGCTGGAGCCATCTGGCTTTGCTCTGTTTTATtattcttggtttaaaaaaaaaaagacattcaggaaaaaaaaagaaataatctcaGCCAGGTTTGCAGAAATCCCACCACTGGGTGACTTTCTGAATAACTCCAGGAAAAGGTGTGGGAATGtgttttttaaactaataatGGATAAGTCTGCAACATGTCGCTAGGCAGGTTTCTTGAGTACGGTTTTTCTCCTGAATCAGGGTCTGTACATATAGACCCTGTGTGAGCTCTTAGCAGTGGGCTGTGTTGACTGAATGGCCATTTGAAAGGAAGGCCTGGGATTTTGGTTACAGTGATGCTTGAGCTGGAACCAGCAGTAGCTTCTCTTAGGGCAACCAAGTGCACGTTTGCAAATCCCCTGTGCAGAAGCCTCTTTTATGCAAAATCTGGGGAGAAACAAAGCTACTTCTTGATTAAATCTGAGGAAGTGTACTGAGCCAGCGGGTTTGATTGTGATGTAAGCTTGGAAAATGTGATGAATGACTTCTTTCATGTATGTATTCTTCTTATTAAATGGAAACGTGAAGTTTGTTGGACTACTGACTTTCCATGTCAGTAGAAAAATTTGAGTGAATGTTCATGTTACCGTGTCCcaaatattttagtatttagaTTCATTATATGATTTTTACTAATGTGAGCCTGTCTCTTGACTGGTGGTGACTGCTAATAGTTCTAGAGGCTCAAAAATCTCACACAAATTTGTCTCTTGGCCTTAATACATATTTGTACTGTAAAACATTCGTACTAATGTatcacaatgatttttttttcctcctcgtAGATTGTCGGCTCCACATCTGCTTGTATTATCGTGAAATACTGGTAAAGGAGGTAACAACTTCTAGTCCTGAAGGCTGTAGGATATCCCATGGCCAAAGTTATGAGGTCAGCAGCCTGGAGCAAGTTATCTTCCCTTATCCTGAGGATAACGGCCAGAGGAAGAACATAGAAAAACTACTGAACCACTTGGAACGAGGAGTAATACTGTGGATGGCACCCGACGGCCTTTATGCTAAGAGACTTTGTCAGAGCAGGATCTACTGGGACGGGCCCCTCGCGCTCTGCAGCGACAGACCCAACAAACTGGAGCGGGATCAAACATGCAAGCTCTTTGATACTCAGCAGTTTTTAGCAGGTAATTCTTACTATGGGTTTGATATCATTTCTGCAGATGTCACACAGTTGTTCTCCATATTGGCTTTATGAGAGTGCTCTTTTAATGTCACCAAGGCCACTGGCAGAAGGCCCGGCTCAGCACCTCTTAAGAATTACCCCAAACTACTACTTCTAAGCAAGCACAGTTAAGGCGTGGTTAACTTCTGAATAACCCTGTCAAACTCTGTTCTCTGTGCACATCCAGTGCTCTTGCACAAACCAACAGGAGGGAACTGATGCCCACCTGGGGACCCCCGAAACCCCGCATCTCTTTAAGAAACATGAGG
This Dromaius novaehollandiae isolate bDroNov1 chromosome 2, bDroNov1.hap1, whole genome shotgun sequence DNA region includes the following protein-coding sequences:
- the IRF4 gene encoding interferon regulatory factor 4, whose amino-acid sequence is MNLEPGECGMNSVSCGNGKLRQWLIDQIDSGKYPGLVWENDEKSIFRIPWKHAGKQDYNREEDAALFKAWALFKGKFREGIDKPDPPTWKTRLRCALNKSNDFEELVERSQLDISDPYKVYRIVPEGAKKGAKQISMEEQPLMMNHPFPIPSHYTSLPSQVQNYMGPHERNWREFAPEQPHPDIPYQCASIPFAARSHHWQGPGCENGCQVTGTFYACAPPESQTPGIPIEPSIRSGEALALSDCRLHICLYYREILVKEVTTSSPEGCRISHGQSYEVSSLEQVIFPYPEDNGQRKNIEKLLNHLERGVILWMAPDGLYAKRLCQSRIYWDGPLALCSDRPNKLERDQTCKLFDTQQFLAELQAFAHHGRPLPRYQVALCFGEEFPDPQRQRKLITAHVEPMFARQLYYFAQQNSGHLLRGYDLPELVTSPEDYHRSIRHSSIQE